The Castanea sativa cultivar Marrone di Chiusa Pesio chromosome 4, ASM4071231v1 sequence AAGTACACTGTATATTAAAcataaacaatttttcaaagaatgtaaataattttgtacattcaacaAACACactttttaaaagaatatacacaatttttcaaagactatacaattctatacattaagcatacacaatttttcaaagaatatacaaaattttgtatattcaacatacacattttttcaaagaatttacacaattatgtATATTTAACGTATACAATTCTTCAAAGAATATACGCAGTTTTGTATATTTAACATACACATTTTTTCATAGAATGTACTCAATTTGGtacatttaatatattattttttcaaagaatgtacacaattttgtatattcaacattgaatttttttttttgttgaaaattttcaaagaatgtaatttttttttaaatgtacacTATTTTCTATATTCAATGTCCACAATTTTGTATATTCGAcgtacaaaaattttcaaacaatgtACACAATTCAGTCTATTCAAAGTACGCgtattttcaaataatgtatacaattatatatacttaacatacacaatttttcaaaaaaatgtacaCAGTTTATTAAggaatgtacacaattttcatagaatgtacataattttgtatatttaacgtatacaattttttaaagaatgaaaaaaattatgtatattcaaTGTCACAATCTTTTAaagaatgtacacaattttgtacattcaacgtacacattttttcaaagaatgtatacaattttgtatattcaacatatataattttttttttattagtggacatttttcaaagaatgtacataattttgtacattcaacgtACACAACTTTTTCAAAGAATGTGCAATATTTTCTACAatcaatgtacacaatttttttatatttaaaaaagtacaaaattctgtatattcAATGTatggaaattttcaaaaaatgtaaataaattcTTAATATTTAATGtgcacaattttttaaagagtgtACACAATTTTGTAGATTGaatgaacaaattttttcaaagaatgtatACCACTTTGTACATTCAAGTTACACTTTTCCAAGAATGTATAGAATTCTGTACattcaatgtacacaatttaTTCAaagaatgtacacaattttgtatatttagcatacacaaattttcaaaaaatttacacaatgtTGTATATTCAaggtacacaatttttttaatgtttatttaatgtATACaacttttcatataaaatacacaattttgtacatttaatatactcaattttttaaataatgtataGAATTCAGTATATTTAACGTAgacaatttttcaaataatgtacacaatttttcaaagaatatacactattttcaaataatgtatacaattttgtgtatttaatatacataatttttcaaataatgtacataattttgtagtttcatcataaactttttttttaactagtaAGTTTCCCGTGCGATACACGGATactgttgtaatgttttatgtaaatttgtttttggaaaatattatacatatattatagcatatttattataaaactttgttagtaatgagttcattataaaaaataacaattataaattgcacacacatatatctattataattattttgttcaagtaatgagcaataattaaaacaacttgaaataatattgtataataaaagttgataaaagcatattaattcattctatattactgatttttattatatgaagtaataaaaagcttcattacgaaatcttttttttttcttcaatctttgttattgCGGTATGGTAATGCTTGTTATCATCATTagtttctccatcttcaacattTGAAGTTTAGTTCATCTATATTTGTTCAATGTATgagctttcatcatttttttttccttttgttgcatcatttgtgttaatcactaatgaattgGCATCGAGAGACTCTTGATTGGATCTCACAAAGTTTGGACTTTGTcgctaagatttttcatagtatttgcttttatataaaatttcaatgattttattgttttttgtaattttttttttttttgttaatttttggaatagtgcagcaaaaagaattaatataacatattgaattgtgtatttttttttcttccatacatttttatcatttgaacgtgcatcaaaaatcttagcaactatataattttcaaaaccatcctttagattgaattcattcaaatgaagtagagaaatccatttttttcctaattttttttcaaatctcgTGGGATTCGTTGtccaatatcaatatatttacaataatttaaataagtaatacctcagtttatttttcagcaaGATCTCTTGTATATTCATTTAGGATTTTTTCGGCATCTCGATCAAatatcataaaatttgttttgttagttgcatcaagaacttcaatttgaatcatgTATCTGAAACAGTTTacaattgtgtgtgtgtatatatatatatatatatattagttatagtgagataaatatattctaaatatttggagagtatgtagttaatgtgagtgcCTTTAACTTTGGgataaaaagatttatttttgtttcacattttgcacaccaaaatgattttgcttATGATTTGACGTTCCTTTCATAAAGTACGCACaaaatgtaataccaacctATTATTGTATCAATGttacttattattgcaataccTTAGCAGTTCACATCTTGCAaagaactttgaaattaatatgcattatttttttaatgtaaataatatgatgtattattatttttttacgtaaatgatgagtataatTTGAAATGGTTAACATACCTGTTTCTTAGGatctcattcaatgcattttatctttactattgtctttatattatttaaagataaatcctcctatgaaaattgttttgcatgtattttttatttttcttgtataggatcatgttttttaccattcctatcattgcatttttttaaagaaaatattaagttaatggcattttgtgagatagtatatgatatttattagacttttttgttattataaattttagaaatatgcacttgtcaattatttcagcAACCTTAGGAATGTTAAGATTTATAGatatttttgttgcactggTCAATGACAGAAATTTGTCTacataaattgcatagaacattattaatagacaaaagcatattgaattgaaattggggaaaaatgaagacataatttcatgagaatgagattttctagaagtatcGTCTATACATGGGGGAGGAAGAAGAAAGTTTGTAAGAGggtaagagtttttgctttgatttacacGTGGGACGGATCAAACTTGGTTCATAATATGTAAGATAAGAACTGTGTTTCAGTTTTTCATAAGATTTGGTCTACTTTTAAAAAGTAGTCCATTTTATAGTGAATAAATTTTGGTCTAATGAGACTAATTGTCAAGAACAGcccatattttatttaatagtaaaaagaagttactatgctctattgggtaacagtaaaaaaaacttaataaaaagaggtaaaaaatgctaaatttatataatgataaaaataagttactatgatctattgggtaatagttaaaaaaattaatgaaaaaagataaaaaaatgttaaatgcaatattagagtgccacgtgatagaacctcatgcactcttACATaaggtctctacttttatatagatattgatattgattgattgattgatttaaaatttgtctctttattcttctcaaaaaaaaaatttgtctctttattatcataattttttacttCCAAAGAAAGATCACTCACATATAGGcattttttgctaaataacataattttaggaaaaatttggAAGAAACATATCTGGCCAAACTTATTTAGTCATGTAGCACTTTTTTAGAATTCGAGTTTGTCAAATTCAAGTTCCAAgtgaaacttgagttccaagtGATCACATTGCCACGTGAGTCATTAATGcttggaactcaagtttggtaaacttgagtttcacttgaaactcgagtttgacaAACTCATAGTCTAAAAAGTGTtatataactaaataagtttgaCTGAATGCGTTTCTCCTAAATTCTTACTAAAATTATGCTATTTGGCAAAATTAGCCCACACATACATGATATGTTAAAACCTACTCTTGCATACGCCAATATATACGTCTGCACCAATCCCAGCCAGCTTTACTGTGGGAAAGTTTGAACTCTATATCTAAACTCAAGTAAAAGCTATGTCTCAAttacttttttgaatttttataagttatatGAAGGAAGACTAGTTGTCAAAAGGAATTTCCCGAATTAAGTCAAATGCTAACGCTTAAAACATCCAAAGGGAAATGTAAGCTTTAAAAGGAGGTGCTAGAATATTAGACTACAACCACAGACTACAAACTTATACCCTTCCAATTGAACCCAAGATTTTCATGAATGGGTGCACATGCACAATTTTCTGAAGCATTTAACTTATTGGATGTCCTCAGAGTATGCTAAACTTCTCAACACAAAACACTCAGCTACCCTTGCTGATTATATGGCTTGACTCTGCATTTGTACTTCCTAGTAACTTTTTCATCTGTCatttaagaaacaaaaatttatattcatgTTAGTTTTACTAGAACTTAGTGTCATCAGAGGAACACTATACTTTGGATGTTCTTCTGTGGCACTACAGGCTGCTATGAGTAGAAACATAAATTATCTAAGGTTTCTTGGAGGACACAATAGTGAAAGAGTTGAACATAAAAATGTGCCATTTTGGAACCAATTGATCAAACTAAAATTAGTTCAAcacaaatttgtaaaaaatctaAGAGTAAGGTATGTCTATGATAGACGAAATCCTAACAGGAGATTACTAAGCTAAAATTGCTGTCTTCTGCACTGATCTTAGAAAAGTAactatatattcttaagataTAATATGTGACATGTACAGATGTACTGCACGTGTATTTATCTTATGTTCGGGTCTTACctagaaaaaggtaaaaaaatcaCTAACTGTGCATCAAAGTGATACCAATTATATTCCGGCTCCTCCCCTTGTGCTTCCATAGATTTGATAGCTCGTCGGTGCATAAAGGCTTCATCAAATAGTCAGCCACGCCAAGATTTAAGTACTTGTACATAAGAGAGACATGGTCTTGTCTAGACAATACTGAACAAAACAAGAACCCCTGGATATTAATTAAGTAGGATGATGAGTAAAGTCAAACTAAATTTGGGACTAAAGCTTGttctttgttgttgtaattGTAAAGCGCTTAAATTAATTTGTCTCTTTTATAAGCtttcattttaaagaattttattttccaGTCACTTGTATATTCtaagaaccaaaaataaaaaataaagaaaatacaaacTGCAGatcaaacaacatgaaagcttACTGATGATCACTGGAATGTGTTGGAATTCTTCACTGATATACTTCAACATTTTCATGCCTTTGTCTATGTGAGGGTCAACTGAAACGAGTAGGATGTCAATATGGGGCCCCTCAGCATCCAAGGTATCAACCACTTCTACAAATGAGTTCACTGAGATTACTGTGAAGCAATAGATTATGTTGTTATTAGTGATTAAATCTTGCCTTTGTAGGTAAACAAGTTTATAAATATTAGTGAGTTTATGCAGTATAACTTGAAACACAGATTACACTTATGTCAGATAAAGGACTCTCAGACTATTGCAAGATGCAAACATATCACATATCAAAAAACACATAGGAAGATGCACAAGCATTGCGTGAGCCCAGTAAATGCTTTCTTATAAAAACGTAGACATCATAATTCATATGGAATGACTCTGGCTAAATGAAGCAGAGGAAACTctgaaaaaaatataaggaagCCATCCTCTTTAGCCTAAAAACCCGGACTTAATTGGCTATGGCCTTCTTGAAATGACAAGGATGAAAAACCAACAAAGGAAATCTGTCACAGATATAGAAATGTCTCATATATTATCAATCAAGAAGTGTAAAAAGTTTTTGACCACAGACCTTATGTGCATGCAATTGTCAATGCTAATAGCTAAGCTGGATATTTATAACGAATTTAGTGCTAAAAGAAGAATAAACTTGCAAAACCTTGCCATAAGAAATAGAACACTATaaatattgataaagtaaaattaaattcatggaGAGCAACAAACCCTGATAACGGCATTTGGTTAGAAGGGTGGAGATCTCATCACAACTCTCAGGATCACTGTCACACAGCAAAATTTTCAGTTTACTTTGATTATTAAAAGCATCACTAGTCATAGTACTGTTGTTGCAACTTCTACTGGCATGTCCACCATTGTTATTGATAATAATCTGTTTGCCCTTGTCCATTGCAATCTGAAGAAACACAAGGCTCAGAGATGTTTTCCTGCAAAGGTAGCTCATATTTTATAAGCACAATCACATAGTACTATCCGAAAAAAAGTTTGTTCAGAACAAGCAGTTAGGTCTACTTTGGCCTGACAGGTTCTCTAGGAACTCTAATCCTTTCTAGTGTGTCtctttatagtattttcagaAACCATAAATCAATGAACTCTTTCTTGTGTCATTGAACCATCGATTATTTGATTTCAGaaccaaaacatcaaaatgaaaaaaaataaaaataataatctatcaAATGCTTAAAAGTCAgccttttttaaaattaggagTAAAGCTATCTATCAACCACCTCTATCATACCGTGCAGAAAAGTGAGCCTTCTGTACGAGGTACGACCTTTATCACATGTTTAGAAGACTATTTTTAGGACCCTCTTTAAATGCCACACCGTGGGCGTAGTTGCACCACTCCTTTACTTGCCTAAAGAGGCATGTTTAGAGCTTCTTGCCTGATGGATTACAGCCCTTTCCCTTAACAACcttcatattttattaacaCCTCTAAACACATTCACAGACACTATTTGATCCCTTCTATCTTTTCTCATGAGATTAATGCCCAGTGAGCGTTGTTAAGTAGTCTTGGAAGCAACCAAAGTAACCAGCTCTATCTAGAAGTTCTCATTTCCTTGTTATGTTTGTTCTGTGCATAGAAGCAAAGATTGCTAAGTTTGTGCTTTATCATAATATTCTTTCAGTTTCACAGTtatagtttcaaatttttttattttttttttgagaaggaagtttAATTTCAAACTGATAATTTAGATTTGACCTTTTTTGAGTTCAACAGGGTAATTTAACTTTCATATCATATCCTTGGAACTCAACAAGTgcaaatattgataatttaaattttagaataaacaaataaatgaacagAATCTGTCCAATATAGTTCCAAAATCAAAggctatatatataacatatgtTACACTTACAAGACAAAGTATTCATCAAATATATAGTGAAATAAGAATTAAATGaacatataatatatgtacCTGAACAATCTTCAAGTGGAAAAGGATCTGTGTTTATTATTTACACTTTCAATGAACTCTTAACGCTGCTTTGATTATTTGTTATTACTAGAGCCAAGAAAACAAATGATTTTCAGGTTCTCAAAGCagtttatatatgtatgtataatttaaGGAGCTCAAAAGGAGAACACCatagaaggaaaaagagagtgaTGGAGGTGCTAGAAAGATAGTCAGGCACAAGGTCAGGAAtgaaataacttaaaaataaatgaagccGAGGTGAA is a genomic window containing:
- the LOC142630983 gene encoding two-component response regulator-like APRR1 isoform X1, with the protein product MSYLCRKTSLSLVFLQIAMDKGKQIIINNNGGHASRSCNNSTMTSDAFNNQSKLKILLCDSDPESCDEISTLLTKCRYQVISVNSFVEVVDTLDAEGPHIDILLVSVDPHIDKGMKMLKYISEEFQHIPVIIILSRQDHVSLMYKYLNLGVADYLMKPLCTDELSNLWKHKGRSRNIIGITLMHS
- the LOC142630983 gene encoding two-component response regulator-like APRR1 isoform X2; its protein translation is MSYLCRKTSLSLVFLQIAMDKGKQIIINNNGGHASRSCNNSTMTSDAFNNQSKLKILLCDSDPESCDEISTLLTKCRYQVISVNSFVEVVDTLDAEGPHIDILLVSVDPHIDKGMKMLKYISEEFQHIPVIIRVLVLFSIV